One Mycolicibacterium crocinum DNA window includes the following coding sequences:
- a CDS encoding IS110 family transposase, which yields MNQDSPDGASRFWCGIDWGGCSHHLCVLDDNGHQLLSRKIAHTVDGLMALVEVIASLAGSVRIAIERAEGLLVEHLQQHCGAEIYCVSPKISARARERYRMAAAKSDEFDAYVLADTLRHQYAQWRPLAVASPALAELIAVSRDRQRILDMQVDTENRLRSILEAYHPAPLHLFSSLDRDITLAFIRTFPTPAQASRITTRRMGGFTGRHGYSGRQKPETLIARMQPHLLSASEGTVAGKALAAKAFTEQLALLNTHLRAHDKRLGELLDMHPDTPIFTSFPGIGPVTAGVLISEMGEQRSRFPSAPSLLAETGLAPVTKASGRTRQVRFRYAANRRMRHAIDWWMFVAVREDPWSADIYEHARAAGQPHHRALRGLGARWCRILWRCWHDHALYDPVIHRRATAA from the coding sequence ATGAATCAGGATAGTCCGGACGGTGCAAGTCGTTTCTGGTGCGGCATCGATTGGGGCGGATGCTCCCATCACCTCTGCGTCCTCGACGACAACGGCCACCAGCTCCTCAGCCGAAAGATCGCGCACACCGTCGACGGTTTGATGGCCCTGGTCGAGGTGATCGCCTCGTTGGCCGGCTCGGTGCGCATCGCCATCGAACGTGCTGAGGGCTTGCTCGTCGAGCATCTGCAACAGCACTGTGGCGCCGAAATCTATTGCGTTTCACCGAAGATCTCGGCGCGTGCACGTGAACGGTATCGGATGGCGGCAGCCAAGTCCGACGAGTTCGATGCCTACGTTTTGGCCGACACATTGCGTCATCAGTACGCTCAGTGGCGGCCCTTAGCTGTTGCGTCACCGGCACTGGCCGAGCTCATCGCGGTCAGCCGGGATCGTCAGCGCATCCTGGACATGCAAGTGGATACCGAGAATCGGCTGCGGTCGATCCTGGAGGCCTACCACCCCGCACCTTTGCACCTGTTCTCCTCATTGGACCGTGACATCACCCTGGCGTTCATCCGGACCTTTCCCACTCCCGCGCAGGCGAGCAGGATCACGACTAGACGAATGGGTGGATTCACCGGCCGACACGGCTACAGTGGCCGACAGAAACCCGAGACCCTCATCGCCCGGATGCAGCCTCATCTGTTGTCGGCCAGCGAAGGCACCGTCGCCGGTAAAGCTTTGGCGGCCAAAGCCTTTACAGAACAGCTCGCGCTACTCAACACTCATCTTCGAGCTCACGACAAGCGGCTGGGCGAGCTGCTCGACATGCACCCGGACACCCCGATCTTCACCAGTTTCCCCGGTATCGGACCCGTCACCGCCGGCGTCTTGATCTCCGAAATGGGTGAACAGCGCAGCCGTTTCCCATCGGCGCCGTCGTTATTGGCCGAGACCGGCTTGGCTCCGGTCACCAAGGCCTCCGGGCGCACCCGTCAGGTGAGGTTCCGCTACGCCGCCAACCGGCGAATGCGCCACGCCATCGACTGGTGGATGTTCGTCGCCGTTCGTGAAGACCCTTGGTCGGCCGACATCTACGAACACGCCCGCGCCGCCGGCCAACCACACCATCGTGCTCTGCGTGGCCTGGGTGCGCGCTGGTGCCGCATTCTGTGGCGCTGCTGGCACGATCACGCCCTCTACGACCCGGTCATCCACCGCCGCGCCACCGCGGCGTAG
- a CDS encoding DUF3145 domain-containing protein, with product MRASNQFADATTGVVYIHASPAAVCPHVEWALSSTLNARANLNWTPQPAMPGQLRAVTNWVGPVGTGARLANALRSWSVLRFEVTEDPSAGVDGERFCHTPQLGLWAGTMSANGDIMVGEMRLRTLMSSGADTLAAELDSVLGTAWDEALEPYRDGGDGGEVSWLSRGVG from the coding sequence ATGCGTGCGTCGAACCAGTTCGCCGATGCGACGACTGGCGTGGTGTACATCCACGCCTCTCCCGCAGCGGTATGCCCACATGTCGAGTGGGCTCTGTCGTCGACCCTGAATGCCAGGGCGAACTTGAACTGGACCCCACAGCCGGCGATGCCTGGGCAGTTGCGGGCGGTGACCAACTGGGTTGGTCCCGTCGGCACCGGTGCCCGGCTGGCGAATGCGCTGCGCTCATGGTCGGTCCTGCGGTTCGAGGTCACCGAGGATCCCAGCGCCGGCGTGGACGGCGAGCGGTTCTGCCACACGCCGCAGCTCGGTCTATGGGCCGGAACGATGAGTGCCAACGGCGACATCATGGTCGGCGAGATGCGACTGCGGACCCTGATGTCCTCGGGCGCCGACACGCTGGCCGCCGAGCTCGACTCCGTGCTCGGCACGGCATGGGATGAGGCGCTCGAGCCGTACCGCGATGGCGGTGACGGCGGCGAGGTGAGCTGGCTCAGCAGGGGAGTCGGCTAA